In Verrucomicrobiota bacterium, the genomic window TTGATCGAGAGAAGAGCAGGAGTCCATGGTGACGCAACCTTGCTTGTGCCGGAATAGGAGTAGGTGAACTCGCCATCCCCCATCCAGGCCACTTTCCGGGAGAGAATCCTTTTCTGTCCAAAGAGGATCACCTCGTCCTGCTGCCAAGGAATCCCTGCTAGGAGCTCTTCAAAAAGACGGGACGACTCCCCCTCCCCAAAAAGCGAGGGGACATATTCGACGATCCCATCATAAGGAAGATAAGGAAGAAACTGCCCGTTATTGACTGGCACAGAGGCCCCCGCTGGTGTCACGACCAGTTGGGAGGGTGATTCCAAAAACGGGGCTTGCCCACATGGCAGTGCAGCGACGTCCCGATGACGTTTCCAAACCATCGGGTGACGTAGAAAAGGATGCGTGGAATCTGATTCATGAGTGTTGGTCGAGTTTGGAAAGTCGTTCCTGCAGCGGTGGAATGGGATGAAACACCGCCGTCTTTACGGCAGAGAGGGA contains:
- a CDS encoding alpha-ketoglutarate-dependent dioxygenase AlkB is translated as MVWKRHRDVAALPCGQAPFLESPSQLVVTPAGASVPVNNGQFLPYLPYDGIVEYVPSLFGEGESSRLFEELLAGIPWQQDEVILFGQKRILSRKVAWMGDGEFTYSYSGTSKVASPWTPALLSIKERVESECGHQFNSCLLNLYHDGSEGMGWHSDDEKTLGENPLIASVSLGAERIFKLKHRKSGEVVSVLLQNGSLLVMKGATQHHWVHTMPKTKKITTPRINLTFRKFVGNC